Proteins encoded within one genomic window of Siniperca chuatsi isolate FFG_IHB_CAS linkage group LG4, ASM2008510v1, whole genome shotgun sequence:
- the LOC122874471 gene encoding C-Jun-amino-terminal kinase-interacting protein 1-like isoform X2: MDKYRPKRPTTLALFPQLPQAGTQDSINNNSFGKKDSWKDSRSSSPHITGDLTPLAPKAEDKVRHSMRRPVLKPPTTSGANTQAAATTADIRARPWERQVSGVTHTQSSSTLRNQRRGRVGGGRGGGRGATAMRERSLGDLRGKDGVTAGKEDRRGGRLCEESKGKEKERNGHQRPREANGLKSRGADGKGKVGAKGVNRGGGLKPNNILSSQEVYLTAMVVPRTPIAPRNQDKTQDQGQNHDRTQDNPPVLSQSSSEGGSNRMSLSSDTEGLPPGPLHPSLSHRPNPDISEEEGEGDPTVCVNVQNGPTHCLPERRKEEEKRRKEEETKRRREEDLKRRREEEVKRRREVVARICKQSKVTSTTTSEEEESNGGRAGASRSRKFLNLFANNSSHYSGTGAGSFGVFSCVLDGVERQQSHRAVYRFVPRHADELNLETDDPVLMLNQSEDLWCQGYNMRTGATGVFPAFYVVRVAKDINQVQKDGWIEQFLVRFLGSVQVPIHKGNDVLCAAMQKVACNRRLAGQPPSACVLEVSVKGVKISVQDQCHSDHRGDQCFHFYQLKNISFCGCHPKHSKYFGFITKHPDQQRFACHVMMSETTLYPLAESVGRAFQQYYKEHIGYSCPTEDIFIE; encoded by the exons GACTCCATCAACAACAACTCTTTTGGCAAGAAGGACAGCTGGAAGGACTCCCGCTCTTCCTCCCCACACATTACAG gggATCTTACACCACTGGCGCCAAAAGCGGAGGACAAAGTCCGACACAGCATGCGACGCCCGGTCCTAAAACCACCCACAACCAGTGGAGCCAACACTCAGGCTGCTGCCACCACCGCAGACATACGTGCTCGACCGTGGGAAAGACAGGTGTCCGGGgtcacgcacacacagtccTCCAGTACATTGAGGAATCAAAGGAGAGGACGagtaggaggaggaagagggggaggaagaggagcgaCAGCGATGAGAGAGAGGAGCCTGGGGGACCTCAGAGGAAAGGATGGAGTGACAGCAGGGAAGGAAGatagaagaggaggaagactgtgtgaagagtccaaggggaaggagaaggagaggaatgGACATCAGAGGCCAAGAGAAGCAAATGGACTAAAAAGCCgaggggctgatgggaaagGAAAAGTAGGTGCTAAAGGGGTTAACAGAGGAGGGGGACTCAAGCCAAATAACATACTGTCTAGCCAGGAAGTTTATCTGACAGCCATGGTGGTCCCACGCACGCCTATAGCACCAAGAAACCAGGACAAGACCCAAGACCAAG GCCAAAATCATGATAGGACCCAGGACAACCCCCCTGTCCTTTCCCAGTCCAGCAGCGAGGGGGGGTCAAACAGAATGTCCCTCAGCTCAGACACAGAGGGCCTCCCACCAGGACCCCTGCATCCCTCTCTATCCCACCGACCCAACCCTGACATCAGCGaagaagagggggagggagatCCAACTGTCTGCGTGAACGTCCAGAATGGTCCAACACACTGCCTTCCAG agaggaggaaagaggaggaaaagagaagaaaggaggaggagacgaagaggaggagggaagaggatttgaagaggaggagggaggaggaggtgaagaggaggagggaagttGTGGCAAGGATCTGCAAGCAGTCCAAGGTAACGTCAACCACAActtcagaggaagaggagtctaACGGAGGAAGGGCCGGAGCTTCCAGAAGTAGGAAGTTCCTCAACCTATTTGCCAACAACAGCAGCCATTACAGTGGCACTG GTGCTGGGTCATTTGGTGTGTTCTCCTGTGTTTTGGATGGAGTGGAGAGACAACAGAGCCACAGAGCTGTCTACAG GTTTGTCCCTCGTCATGCAGATGAACTGAACCTAGAGACAGATGACCCAGTATTAATGCTGAACCAGTCTGAGGACCTGTGGTGTCAGGGTTACAACATGAGGACTGGAGCTACCGGCGTATTCCCTGCATTCTACGTTGTCAGGGTGGCCAAAGATATTAACCAAG TCCAGAAAGACGGTTGGATAGAGCAGTTCCTAGTGCGATTCCTGGGTTCAGTTCAGGTCCCCATCCACAAAGGAAACGACGTGCTGTGTGCTGCGATGCAGAAG GTGGCATGTAACAGGCGGTTAGCAGGTCAGCCTCCCTCAGCCTGTGTGCTGGAGGTCAGTGTGAAGGGTGTGAAGATCAGTGTCCAGGACCAGTGTCACTCTGATCACAGG gGGGACCAGTGTTTCCATTTCTACCAGTTGAAGAACATCTCATTCTGTGGCTGTCATCCAAAACACAGCAA GTATTTTGGTTTCATAACCAAACACCCTGACCAACAGCGCTTTGCCTGTCATGTGATGATGTCAGAGACAACATTATATCCTCTGGCCGAGTCTGTAGG GAGGGCATTCCAGCAGTATTACAAGGAACACATTGGCTACTCCTGTCCCACTGAAGACATCTTCATTGAATAA
- the LOC122874471 gene encoding C-Jun-amino-terminal kinase-interacting protein 1-like isoform X1: MDKYRPKRPTTLALFPQLPQAGTQDSINNNSFGKKDSWKDSRSSSPHITGDLTPLAPKAEDKVRHSMRRPVLKPPTTSGANTQAAATTADIRARPWERQVSGVTHTQSSSTLRNQRRGRVGGGRGGGRGATAMRERSLGDLRGKDGVTAGKEDRRGGRLCEESKGKEKERNGHQRPREANGLKSRGADGKGKVGAKGVNRGGGLKPNNILSSQEVYLTAMVVPRTPIAPRNQDKTQDQGQNHDRTQDNPPVLSQSSSEGGSNRMSLSSDTEGLPPGPLHPSLSHRPNPDISEEEGEGDPTVCVNVQNGPTHCLPGNEKTEMDCTKSEVNAGEGKDDNNTKVDGTNSVTQGDCAAAHSVPKSEGIAGLNYDSVKYTLVVDEHAQLELVSLKDCLHSYEHNDDSDAETVYQSANEEEDPEYEEEKKRIEEASKQERRKEEEKRRKEEETKRRREEDLKRRREEEVKRRREVVARICKQSKVTSTTTSEEEESNGGRAGASRSRKFLNLFANNSSHYSGTGAGSFGVFSCVLDGVERQQSHRAVYRFVPRHADELNLETDDPVLMLNQSEDLWCQGYNMRTGATGVFPAFYVVRVAKDINQVQKDGWIEQFLVRFLGSVQVPIHKGNDVLCAAMQKVACNRRLAGQPPSACVLEVSVKGVKISVQDQCHSDHRGDQCFHFYQLKNISFCGCHPKHSKYFGFITKHPDQQRFACHVMMSETTLYPLAESVGRAFQQYYKEHIGYSCPTEDIFIE, from the exons GACTCCATCAACAACAACTCTTTTGGCAAGAAGGACAGCTGGAAGGACTCCCGCTCTTCCTCCCCACACATTACAG gggATCTTACACCACTGGCGCCAAAAGCGGAGGACAAAGTCCGACACAGCATGCGACGCCCGGTCCTAAAACCACCCACAACCAGTGGAGCCAACACTCAGGCTGCTGCCACCACCGCAGACATACGTGCTCGACCGTGGGAAAGACAGGTGTCCGGGgtcacgcacacacagtccTCCAGTACATTGAGGAATCAAAGGAGAGGACGagtaggaggaggaagagggggaggaagaggagcgaCAGCGATGAGAGAGAGGAGCCTGGGGGACCTCAGAGGAAAGGATGGAGTGACAGCAGGGAAGGAAGatagaagaggaggaagactgtgtgaagagtccaaggggaaggagaaggagaggaatgGACATCAGAGGCCAAGAGAAGCAAATGGACTAAAAAGCCgaggggctgatgggaaagGAAAAGTAGGTGCTAAAGGGGTTAACAGAGGAGGGGGACTCAAGCCAAATAACATACTGTCTAGCCAGGAAGTTTATCTGACAGCCATGGTGGTCCCACGCACGCCTATAGCACCAAGAAACCAGGACAAGACCCAAGACCAAG GCCAAAATCATGATAGGACCCAGGACAACCCCCCTGTCCTTTCCCAGTCCAGCAGCGAGGGGGGGTCAAACAGAATGTCCCTCAGCTCAGACACAGAGGGCCTCCCACCAGGACCCCTGCATCCCTCTCTATCCCACCGACCCAACCCTGACATCAGCGaagaagagggggagggagatCCAACTGTCTGCGTGAACGTCCAGAATGGTCCAACACACTGCCTTCCAGGTAATGAAAAAACAGAGATGGATTGTACCAAGTCAGAGGTGAACGCAGGGGAAGGAAAAGATGACAATAATACTAAGGTGGATGGCACCAATTCTGTCACTCAGGGAGATTGTGCAGCTGCTCATAGTGTACCAAAGAGTGAAGGTATAGCAGGGTTAAATTATGACTCTGTTAAATACACTCTGGTGGTCGATGAGCACGCTCAGTTGGAGCTGGTCAGCCTCAAGGACTGCTTACACAGTTACGAGCACAATGATGACAGCGATGCAGAGACGGTCTATCAGTCAGCCAATGAGGAGGAAGACCCAGAGtatgaggaggagaagaagaggataGAGGAAGCAAGTAAGCAAG agaggaggaaagaggaggaaaagagaagaaaggaggaggagacgaagaggaggagggaagaggatttgaagaggaggagggaggaggaggtgaagaggaggagggaagttGTGGCAAGGATCTGCAAGCAGTCCAAGGTAACGTCAACCACAActtcagaggaagaggagtctaACGGAGGAAGGGCCGGAGCTTCCAGAAGTAGGAAGTTCCTCAACCTATTTGCCAACAACAGCAGCCATTACAGTGGCACTG GTGCTGGGTCATTTGGTGTGTTCTCCTGTGTTTTGGATGGAGTGGAGAGACAACAGAGCCACAGAGCTGTCTACAG GTTTGTCCCTCGTCATGCAGATGAACTGAACCTAGAGACAGATGACCCAGTATTAATGCTGAACCAGTCTGAGGACCTGTGGTGTCAGGGTTACAACATGAGGACTGGAGCTACCGGCGTATTCCCTGCATTCTACGTTGTCAGGGTGGCCAAAGATATTAACCAAG TCCAGAAAGACGGTTGGATAGAGCAGTTCCTAGTGCGATTCCTGGGTTCAGTTCAGGTCCCCATCCACAAAGGAAACGACGTGCTGTGTGCTGCGATGCAGAAG GTGGCATGTAACAGGCGGTTAGCAGGTCAGCCTCCCTCAGCCTGTGTGCTGGAGGTCAGTGTGAAGGGTGTGAAGATCAGTGTCCAGGACCAGTGTCACTCTGATCACAGG gGGGACCAGTGTTTCCATTTCTACCAGTTGAAGAACATCTCATTCTGTGGCTGTCATCCAAAACACAGCAA GTATTTTGGTTTCATAACCAAACACCCTGACCAACAGCGCTTTGCCTGTCATGTGATGATGTCAGAGACAACATTATATCCTCTGGCCGAGTCTGTAGG GAGGGCATTCCAGCAGTATTACAAGGAACACATTGGCTACTCCTGTCCCACTGAAGACATCTTCATTGAATAA
- the lg4h11orf49 gene encoding UPF0705 protein C11orf49 homolog: protein MLISTLSPERTRRMNRFNSTVPVDEYLADSNVLFYLSDAVTQLLEHKEEYIQFGVIRYFAEYFSSVKNSNHILFREYSYIRATPHNRVSFIRVFWRCFRQIGKSGDLLSMLEFRSLLQLLCPDFPVEMVQSAARIALVDDAIDCLMSFSDFLYAFQLQFYYQEFLDSVLVIYHDLLSGKSPNTVIVPTSTSLEQLPSVAAEENDKEEQQQDGVEPSTLAQCIDALCDRFKRSHPPRSCMREALGQTDKVSYYSFLMSLAKHETINQTIGALPSKADLLIDPEMDQELDKLIAQISLSPGSNSSGSAVGGLKEVQRKASPRRNIHHRRKMEVESDGSTEETDSSEN from the exons atgttaatttcaACGTTATCTCCTGAAAGGACGCGCAGAATGAACCGTTTTAATTCCACCGTTCCAGTTGACGAATATCTCG CGGACAGTAATGTGTTGTTTTACCTGAGTGATGCAGTGACCCAGCTGCTGGAACATAAAGAGGAATACATCCAGTTTGGGGTTATCCGCTACTTTGCTGAATA tttcAGCAGTGTGAAGAACAGTAACCACATCCTCTTCAGAGAGTATAGCTACATCAGGGCCACGCCTCATAACAGAGTTTCCTTCATCAGAGTCTTCTGGAGATGCTTCAGACAGATCGGCAAGAGTGGAG ACCTACTGTCCATGCTGGAGTTCAGGTCTCTGCTGCAGTTATTATGTCCAGACTTCCCAGTGGAGATGGTGCAGAGTGCAGCCAG aATTGCTCTGGTGGACGACGCCATAGATTGTCTGATGTCTTTCTCTGATTTTCTTTATGCCTTCCAGCTGCAGTTCTACTACCAAG AGTTCCTGGACAGCGTGCTGGTGATCTACCACGATCTGTTATCAGGGAAGAGTCCCAACACTGTGATCGTTCCCACATCCACCTCCCTTGAGCAGCTCCCCTCTGTGGCCGCAGAGGAGAACGATAAAGAGGAGCAGCAACAGGACGGGGTGGAGCCATCCACTCTGGCTCAGTGTATAGACGCCCTCTGTGACAGGTTCAAACGcag tcatcCTCCCAGGTCCTGTATGAGGGAAGCACTAGGACAGACTGACAAAGTCTCTTACTACAGCTTCCTAATGAGCTTGGCTAAACATGAGACCATCAACCAAACTATTG GAGCATTACCCAGCAAGGCAGACTTGCTTATTGACCCAGAGATGGACCAGGAACTGGACAAAct AATCGCCCAGATCTCATTAAGTCCTGGCAGCAACAGCAGTGGCAGTGCAGTGGGGGGACTGAAGGAGGTGCAGAGGAAGGCCTCCCCCAGGAGGAACATCCACCacaggaggaagatggaggtgGAAAGCGACGGCTCCACAGAAGAGACAGACTCCTCTGAAAACTGA